From the genome of Monomorium pharaonis isolate MP-MQ-018 chromosome 1, ASM1337386v2, whole genome shotgun sequence:
tgaggtttggaaaaacgcattttgcggtgaccactgtcccgtctaaacgatccatctgaaacaaaaaaacaaaatggtgtttttaagttaacagtagtgatttgtcggtgacgatcgccgattgtcgattttatcgtttgttacaaaatggcgatgagttgaagttaaaattaaaaaaaaaaaacgaaaaatttttgtccttttcatttttttattttttaatgaagaccgattaaaaaaaaaatagatcgtcaccgacaaaagaatgtttttgagagtattgtgtaaaaatttgaaaacgatccattgattagtttttgagatctggtggtcaccgactttgaaaaccatgttttgagaaaaacgtgtttaaagtttcaagtttagttctactattgttaatagccgaattttgcactttacctcTAGTCGACAATTCTGGGGCCATATGAAATTCCTTCCACATCAATAACAGCAGTGCTTTGTGAAGACTTTTGTTGACAGCGAGCAATCTTTTCTTCGCGCGTCGCCTTCTGCGCTCGTACTTCGGCCACATTGATGCGCGCTCGGTCttgattttcgcaatatgcagcacaattcttttattatcattaataaatatgcggcagcatcttaattaaatgtgttggcagcaatttgcacaacgtgtgcaccgctgtgctgcacttttggcgctatgcgccaaatcagattgttcaaactttcgttaacgttttgcgtaaatccaccgacgcatttctccagtaaattatcactagaaagttgttttcaaatattggacgaatggctttaatcacatcatcgtccagtggcgatttatgttgatattgctccaattcgagcactcgaacgctcgatcccgttttactcaactctctgtaattccggcattttttcagatatcaacataaaactttcaggatatattctcgaaacttgaaacttcaaaaaaatgtaataaaaaaaaatcgaattttttttttccgctaggttggtgtaaccccttaaagTACAACTCTTCCCCTTTTCATTGAAcaccattttaattactttatctatttttttctaataaatacgagcgtttaaaaaaaaggcaaatttttacaaaaatttttctttcctttctcattcttttcaaaaaaatcttttttcttttaatatcttcgacTTCTCAGTCAAGACCATcataattctgagatttttCCTTtcgattaaagaaaaaaaaagttaaaattgattaaatacatgTGGAGATGTAAGTCAACGAAATTTTGGGGTTAGCGTAACCCCTGTGTGTAGgaatcgaaagaaaaataagatgtGTTAGCAGAGGGTTAATTCTTGCGTCCAAGATGCTTGTAGGGCATTCGAAGTCTGGAGGCTTTATTAAACAGGTACCAATGAATGCTTCACTTTTTCTTTTGAGTCGTTTTACTCCTACCCGGCATGCAACATGATTCTCTTATGGGGATAAAGCTTAAAGCTCGTTTTCCcgatttttactattttttgcctgtatcacattttaatttatgtttgtgTAAAAACTCGGCGCCCAATATTCCGTCGTATTTCACAGGCGTATTATCTTGAATTACATATACCGAGTAACTAATTTTTCCTTCTCGGATCGGAATACGTATACGAGTTTTTCCTATAGTTGTAATCGAGTGTCCATTAAAGCCGGTGATTTTCTTTCGATTTTCCATTTATATAATGGCGTCATCTTTTAGTGTTTCCAGTTTTATGAATGAAATGGTTGCGCCGATATCGATGATAAATTTGATTCTTTCTCGTTCGGCCTCGCATACGGGCAGTGCTAGCATATTTAAGTCTGTTTTACTGTCCATCGTACGCTTTACGTGCGTAATCTGATACGCTGCGGCCGTGCGCGCCGAACTCGAGTCATCGCTTGAGCTCTCGTTGCTATCGTTGCTCGCTGATTCCGAGcattttgtcattttaatttctttattcttatttttgctATCTTTAGCTTCagtatttttatcgtttttggCTCTTCCTTTGGGCCAAGGGTCACTTTCCTTTTTAGGGTGCCCGTGTAATTTCcagaatttgttaaaaataccTGAAGGTAATGACGCTACTCAAGTAAAACAAGCATTTTACAATATTGCCAGATTTCTAAGATGTATTGGAGCATTAGACTGTACCCACGTTAAGATACAATCACCAGGCGGTCATAATGCTGAAATATTCCAAAATAGGAGAGaaacaattcttttctttatatgtGCAAACTGTTGCAGATCCATTTCTGAAAGTAAGAGATATAGTTGTACGAAGGCCAGAATCTTCTCGCGACAGtcatatatttagaaattctgCTTTATGTGCTGCCTTCGAAAATGGACATTTTggagaaaatatattagttgGAGATAGTGACTATCCAATAAAGTCTTATTTATTAACTCCTCTGCagcaagtaaaaaataatgttgaagCACTTTATAATGAATCATTAATTCGTACAAGAAATGTTGTAGGAACATCATATGGAATATGGAAGAGGAGATTTCCGGCATTAGCAATTGGAATACGTTTAAAATTAGACACAATTCAAGCTATGTTAGTAGCTACAGccgttttacataataaagcTTGTGATGAAAAGGAGAAGATACCACCAATAAATAATGATCAGGAAGTTGCTATTAATATTGCCAATAATGTCCCTGTGCCAAatgttgaattaataaatgttggaataaatgaaaataatctaataagacataatttaatcaataattattttgcaaatctataattattttcttttttaattctaatatatatgattattcaatcttaatatatacaatagtgtttatattgaaatatgtataaatgttataataaatatgtaaaatgtacgtataaaaattgcatattcatttttgacataaaacattaaaaaaattttagattaaatattaatatttataaaaatttatcaattttataattattatttttatacgtgcAAAAATAAGACTACATCATATTCAGTTAActtcatatttaaattttgaaggtaaaaaatttaagaacataatacttaaaatagaaaatataaattttattgcacagtaaaacaaaacaaaacaattttatacattcatTACACAACTATAAACTTTCAaggtaaaatacaaaataattattaatgacaaAACATGACTAAACAGTGAATTTAGTATGcaactttattttcataattataataactaaaaataacgGCAGAAACTGGAAAATTAGAAATcatgttataaaaagaaaatcataAATCTAATTAATGCAAACATCTTcgatatacaataaataaatatcttttttataaaaaattaatgcataaCTTGCATATAAAAGTAGAAAACTGAGAAAGCaagatttgaaagaaaaatgagaactaaaatatcacatttataTGATACattcaaacaaaatataaaatttgtattgtaatgaacaaataatattttttacattttttttagaatagaaAGCTGATTTTCCTTAATTTCcctttttagttttaaaatttccatttttattttatattcttccaaaaattttttcttttgcagtAATATGAACTTTAATTCTcgataattacattattatttatttgttcaaaGTGTCTTTTCGAGGTACATTTATCTGTTTCTTTTATCTTCcctgaaaaataataattttatattagaaaaatgaaataattatatttttttcatgcatgtaatattttcagtttcttttttgattatattttatcttttattacattgcatcagttatatcataaattcaatattgtaattttttcttatttactaatatatatatataatttttattgcctGCATTATTAACAACAAGCTTCTTTGACATAGGctcctttaaatttttactgcaATAAGTAGTCCAATCATTTGCTAACAATAACTCACTTTCCTTGACATCtgtctttttatttacttaattttctgatttgataattttgaataacttTATTAGCCATGGACTTTTTTACATTAGAACACTAcaatgcgcgcgcttcgcgcgccaTTTAGCTTTTTCATACTGAACATTGtactttttcacattttctgtatttatattcagtttatttacacttaatttatttctctaatGTTGTACTTCACTCCATACATTTTATCTGTGTATTTGagtagtaataatttttacaatacaatattccaaatattatattctattctttttaaaacgtttttcctcttgttttttaaaaatatttattcttatttttaaggtatgtatttttctttactcttttcctttttttctatattctaatttatcttacttaatttttctaatgtttttttattattcttaatttgtaGTTTCcctttattacattttttaaatgtctaaTTTTGATTCGGTTGATATTCCATCTGTCGCTTCTTGCTCTTATATTGATTCGATGCGTTGTTCTTCTCCGACACCTTCTTCTCCTCGTCAAAATTCTTCAggtatttgtaattaattttcctttaataaatatctttttttctttttcttacatttttagttttctcttttaatttcaattttatttgtctaGCTCAATTGGATCCATCTTCGGTTAATCCTTCTGTAAATCCTTTGGAAATGTTATcaccaaataaattatttgattccTTGCAAAATTCTGCAGTGTaagttttttcttctttaacgatttcataatttttccttccttttttagctattttctttaattttgtcttttttcctgtttttattctttcaatatgattatctaatattaactcgttctttcgtttttattatccttttctattttatagaaaaagaaaactcaATTTTTAGTCAGTATTAAAATGggatttacaattttcaattaaaatatgtgcccaaatattattgattacgTCTCGTagaatcaataatatttaaattcatattttaattaatttatcttcaaTACAATGAAATTGTCGAATACGTTGATGGTTTAAAGCCTCCCCAATTTATTGGGGATAAAAaacaattctaatttttttaattttaccttaATAATGGTAAAGGTAAATGTATCCAAGTAGTGGCTTGGAATGATgatattaacttaattaaaaatgaaatcttatcgaataattaagtttactgtttcattaaatttctgtaaattaaaaaaaaaattataattttctaatatttatttgtttttaatatatatttatttacttttttatttttcctaaatccttttttttcttaatttctttaatttttaaacaattaattttattttatttactatcaaataatcatattacactcctttacaattaaattttctagatTATCCATTTAGATGGCGTTCAAGCTAGGCTTCCTAAAAattccaaatataataatgcgaATGTACCTTTTGAATTGTTAATACGgcataatactttaattaccACTCTTGGTAAATTTTATCCCAAAAATGCCGAGATTGAAGctataaaatgttcaattaaagaaattttaaatatatccgaACAGTTTGTTAGTAAgttgagaaagaaaaaatggcGCCATAATGGGTGGAAGTGAGTTGTGTGTGTGCTCCGGAGTTGGAAgtgaaggaggaggagggaggaaTGGAGGAGAGTCAGGAGGTGGATATTCAGGAAGGAGGCGAAGAGACGCATAAGGAAATgaagggagaaaaagagatgaGGTAGAAGAGGAGAAATGAAGGTTCGAAAATTTCGGAGTTAGGCAAGGCGGAAAGTGGAACGTGGAGAGATTAGTTGAGAGCAAGAAGAGTGTAGTGGAGAGGGCGCTGGCAAGAAGGGAGTTGCTGTGGAGGGAGAGAAGTATGGAGGTTGGACGGGAGAGGGCAGGTCCGGAGCGACAGCACTAGGAAGGAGAGTAGAAGAGAGAGATCGATACATCGATCGAGGGAGTCGATAGTAGAGGAACTAAGATCAAtgggaagaggaggaagagatcGATAAACTCGAGATAGGCCGGTGGTAGCGTGTCGAGTGAAGCCTGTGTACAGACGCGTGGTCCGCCGAAAACAGAGTTATAGAAGAGCGAGTATTAAGGAGGCCGTCTACAGAgggtaaaaaaaatcgattttttttcttgcttaaatCGATAGTATTTCATCCGTAGAACATGCTCCTGAAGTCCCAAGTATAGATTCAAATTGTATCAGGCCGAAATgagcacgtgcagtgtgcacGTTCTGAGCGCTCCGAACGGGACGGCAAGTAAAAATCCCTAACGGTCTTTGAAAAAGTACAATGCCTGCTCAGAAAGAATTACTTAAGAGGTGTTTAGGTGGGTATACAAAAAATgccaataaaagttttaatgcgATGATTTGGCAACTGGCCCCAAAATACTTCCATTGCGGCCGcaaaatcattgaaattgCTGCCTACATAGCTGCTGAAATTTTCAATGAAggctatttatattattatatatgtcgGTTTTAAGAATCATGTCATGcatggaaataattattggaCCAGTATGTAGAAATGTTGCGGatagaataaacaaaaatcgcACAATTAGCCAAAATTGTTGTAGCAGATCTGTTGCACAGGAAACGCGTACTTACGACAAACAATGGCTGTTAGAGAAGAATGAATTGTATGAGGACACTGAGAACATTTATATGAAAGGatagtaaattaatcaaaaagtaCGGATAAACAATCATTAGCAAGCTTTTATCAACCTTTTTCTTTGAttgaaaactttaaacgcgtttttctcaaaaccacttttttcgaaactgcgtacacgattaaaaaataactaatcgACTGATccacttctatttttttttaattaaaagttattaaattatcttctgtgtgaacctaaaatataaattaaaagtcatgtaaaaaaagttatttaaaaaaaaagtcaaaaatttttcacaaaaaatcaatttttttttaaatgtcatttttataaatgtatggcTTTCTTAGGTTCACTTAGAAGCTATACCcataaactttacaaaaaactttggtttTCTCCTTTCAGTCGATTCTACTGAATGTTATCGTGTAAGCAGtgtgaaagaaattttttaaggcagttgtgcatttttgcttacaacttataattaaataaataaaattttataataaaaattgtacctAAAGTACTGTATTTTGAGTACCTAAAGATATGCacaataagtgaaaaaaaatcgcaaaaagatCCATTGCTTAGtttcattagaaaaaaatcataaattagtGCTTAACTTTAGCCTCCTAATGTAGACGGCCCCCTTAAAAAATGGGAAGAAAATAAGTGAGATAGAGATGTGGCAGAGGATAATGAagggaggaaaagaaaagaaaagggaaaagaaCGAGGGGGAGAAGAGTGAAATCCTGGAGAAGCTGAGAAGGATAAGGGAGAGTGTGGAGAAACTGGTGGGACTGTGGGAAATggagaggaaagagaggagaaggGAGTATAGTGGTGAGCAGGTGACAGAGGGAGAGTGCAGTGCGGAGGTTAGCAAGGGAGAGGTAAAGAAGATGAGCAAAGAAAAGAAGGAGACAAAGATGGAAAGAACGGACGATCAAAAGAAGTGGAAGGAGAGAGGTCACCGGGACGAGAAGGGAGAAGGCAAAAAGGGGAAAGGAAGGATCCAGAAGGGTGAAGGGgcggggagagagaggagaaagaaatAGGTAGAGAGAAGTGATCAGAGAAAGGAGAATTGGTGTGAAAGATCAgaggaggagaaagaagaaagaggtATGCAGGGAGAAAGACCGGAAGATAGGGAGAAGAAGAGAGGGGAGGAGCCGGAAAAGTCAAGAGGAAcggagaagaaagaaaagggaCTACTGAGACAAAGGAACGAGGAGGAGAAGGGAGGCAGAGATGAAGGAGCAGAGAAGAGGACGGAGGAGAGAGGCGCAAAGGAGAAGAGAGGCGTGACGGAGAGCAGACAGGAGGAGCGGAAGGAGACAGAAAGACAAAGAACAGACAAGGAAGGAAGCAAGAAAGATGACAGAGAGACACGGAGCGAGAAGATGGAGAAGAGGGGAGTAGGAAGAGGGAAAGGGGAGgcaggagagaaagaaaagagaggggGGTACAAGGGAGAGAGGGAATGGGGTGGGGGTATGGAGGAGGGTGGAGAAAAagttaagagagagagaggaagaggcgAGAGGAGAGGAAGAAGCTAATAGAGAGAAGGATGAGGAACGTGATATGGAGGGAAGTGGAGGGGAAGGAcgcggaggagagagagaagtttGTATGGGGTATAATAAGGAAAGAACTAGAGAGAGAAGTGGAGGTGGGCGAGATAATGGAAAGAGTGGGAGATGGAGGGACGGTAATTTTTGTGGAAATGAGAAGGTTGATAGACAGGGAGAAATTATTGGGGAAAAGAGGGAAGGTGAAGAAGAGGTGGGGCATAAGGATAGATGAAGACTTAACACGggagaaaagaaaagtaagATGGAAAATGTtggagagagcgagagaggagaggagattAGGTAGAAAGGTGGTAGTGGAAAACAGGAGATGTTATGTGGGTAAATAGGAGGGAGTGGGAATGGGATGAGAAAAGGGGGAGATGGTGGAAGAAGTCGGTGGAGTAAAAGGAGaggggagagaaggagagaggggTGGAATAAGAGGGGAGACGGAGGGGGACAAGAAGGAGAGTTctatttaagtttttcttgGGATTGTTATAAAGACATGGAGGAAACCAAGGTTGGCGAAGTCGGAAGAAGAGAGGGAGTTTGGCAAGGAAAAACAGAAAGAAAGGAGAAGGAAGACAaggaaagagataaagaggaAGGAGAAGGatagagagaggaggagataGCAGAGTTTCAAGGAATGGAAGGAACAAGGGAGAAGAAAGGGTAGAAGAAGAAAAGGGGATAAAGAGGGAAAGTGCAGAGGGTTAAAGAAAGAGGGTCCGTGGAAGGGAGAGAGGTGCAGAATGTAACAGGTCGCAGATGGCCAGGTCGGGTAGATGgaaaatgtgttttaaaagttgtaaatGGTTTGGGTACGCTCCATTGAAAAAAGCGCCATTGTATATACCCCTTGGGGTAAAGACAATAAagctatctatctatctatctatctatctatctatctatctatctatctatctatctatcagtttgttagtaaattattttaaatctttttttttagtatttctttaatttaattaaaataattttttttaatttttcctaactagttatttttttaaattttaatgtaattttttaaatttaaaaaattgttttccatttttttccatttttttttaattattttttttctttaagtttttaaattttgtttttttaaattatttaaattttaaacttatggCTCATtactattttacatttaaaattttcttaaatataaaaattaatctttttgttcttatttttgcattaatatttgttttcaatttaataatataaacattgtatttaaatttgcatagtttatttttaaatttttcttttttttgcatttatataatgtatattttgtgttTGGGGttggttaaattttattctctaatttgtttatatcagttTTTTCCCAACTATctattaaacttaaattaatgttttaaaaattcttaaaatttttatatttctttctatctttaaaaatggtttttttttcagaattggaaggatttattaaaacaaattttacttccacttttaatgtaaaataaaatgaaataattggTTTGGGTGCAATTACAGGTggttattataaattagaagttcacatactaaattttttgactgatgattattcaaaattaaatttaaaaagaaggaaataaaatcgTATTTATTGCTTCTATACAATTTAcaggtaataattattttttataattaattttttaaataaaatttttattcttatttatgtttttttttaatttaatgattaattttaattgcaattttatattttatatttttttaaactatttttttttaatttctcctttaaccaaattttttaaaattgtccagttctctttttttttcttacataagtaatatttttttacgtcatTTAGTATGCGATCACATTTATTACCATTGTTTATtaggtttttaaaatttttttaaatattttttataaattgtgccccaaaattaaattttttacataattatttttggtcTTATTTAACTTACCTGCGTAGTGctcctttaatttaaaaaatttaaatggggtttaacaatttatactttaaaaggAATTGACCTGTTTgggtatttaatttaatttaaataatctcattaaaaaacacttatgtaaattttaattttattgatttttcagCAATCCACCTTATGTTGttattaatagtataaataatatttaaaaaatggaagttTTCATGCCGCTACATTATAACTAAAAGGCATTTACTTGCCTCAAAAAAGAACGATTGACGAAATATCATCTAAACaagtaaaatctttaaataaaattatcttttcatttttaaatacatattgatTTTCCTGCCGGTGCGATAATATGTGCATGTATTTATGAGGATCTTGTTTTGTGTGAATAGTTGAAAAATGATGTGGTACAGCAAAAAACGCGTGGGCCGATCAGGGACTCCGCCTTCCCCCTGCATCCCctgtaatttttcctaacctaacccaaacatTGATATGTACAACTGatatgtatcgtatttatgaaacgtaaAGTAAACAACGTCCACActtgtacagtaccacataggtttacgactttccacgctgttcgtttccaatgtttttgcattaaccaaatagcgactttaaaatgtttgggttaggttaggttaagaAAAATTACGGAGAGAGGATGCAGCCGCGCGCAGACTCCGCCCCTCTCCCGCCCACCCGTTCTCTACATAACCCTTTGCAAATTTCCatgctttaaattttaaaaataatatttattaaactttttcgtCAACTTTAACTGTTAATATCTCCCTTTGCGGAgcagagcgacgctttttctgccagattcgtTCGTTTTGTGCGGTGAGGAATGAGCTCTCCTTAAAGTATTACCAAAATGTTCtagtgcaaattaaaaaagtatcgtatttattaaacttttgcgttaataattttttgtgtataactcaaaaactaagGCCGAGCGGCGGTAACAGGTAGGGAAATATTGTTTAGAATGATaaccttgacaacatatttgaaGGTCATCAAAATTGGTGAAGAATcgctaatgtaaataattaccagaAATAGCCAAACAATCAATTTCTGCAGATAATGTCGCAATAATTGTAAACTTCACATTTTGTCAATCTATTTACAAATGATATTGAAATAGTATGCATATTTCTTTGTGAAATCTTCATTTAAGAATGGTTGActaataattgtacaatttgatTGCTGTAATGGTTTCtacaataattgcaaaattttctaaaatatattcagcAATAATTATGCAGAAATGATACTCACTAATACTACAATTATACGGAAATGTATTTTAGACAATCGACTTTTTAAAGATTGCTACTTGttacacaaattaaatttagaatcaaTCATGACATAATATATTCTACattacattttgaaattaaaatgctgctaaaatttttctgcatACGTTCCTATCTGGACAGTGGACATTTGGAACTAAATAgattaatgtgaaaaaaatttgcatagctAGACTTtgagatataaattaataaaattgagaccaaaaaaaaaaaattaaaaaattaagaaagaacaataatataaagtgtaataataataatataaagtttaaattgtttttgttgtttctcttatttaaatttgaaacagtGTCAAgttgttttacattaaaatttttttattaaaaaactatttagattttattaaaaaattaaagatgttAGTACTTCaatttagtataatatttttcttagaaagACATACACATGACATCGTCGTCAAAAGGTAAACacgttttatctttttttaaaattatataaatacctCAATACTTGAAGTACgctgtaaatttaaatgagaGTTTTTTGTTTGCTCGAGTAGAAGAAAGCCAGGTTTGCATGCTGCCCAACAATTGTCACAAAGTCCACCACGCATAGCTTTATTACTACAACCACTTGTCGTTACAGTAATAAGTCTGTTGCCAAGAATCCAAGTCATTGATTGACCTTCTTTAAGAAGAAAATCGCCAGCTGGCAACCtattgtaaaatatcaatGTAGTTTATTCTCTTGctctaatttataaagattaagaaattaagaaatttattacctTTTTGGTCGTGctgaataatttgaaaatgtatatcGGGCCATTAAATCAACACAAGTTTCAATAAGCTCAATATGAAAATTCATTAAGCCTTCATCCATTGGAGGTTTCAAATCTAAAGCTCTACTTTCTCCTATCATTCGATTGGCCATTATTGGTCTTTCTCTTCTGCCTCTGCTAccctatatacataaaaaatatacacacacgcacgcacatatatatatatatatatatatatatatatatatatatatacatacacacgcgtgcgcacgttttatttaaatatgtaataaaaaagaggTGCAAATACACATGTGCAATATGATAAATTAGAAAGATTTATTAACcctttcatatatttttcttctaattgcTTTTTCATAAAAC
Proteins encoded in this window:
- the LOC118646394 gene encoding protein PXR1-like — protein: MWQRIMKGGKEKKREKNEGEKSEILEKLRRIRESVEKLVGLWEMERKERRREYSGEQVTEGECSAEVSKGEVKKMSKEKKETKMERTDDQKKWKERGHRDEKGEGKKGKGRIQKGEGAGRERRKK